DNA from Aliarcobacter butzleri:
ATATACAAGTGGCTCAAATGAAAGTGATTTAAAAGATGTTTTGAAAAAAATAAAAGATGTTTTACCTTTTTGTCAAGACTTAAGAAGATTAGGAAGTGCTTCTATTGATTTATGTTTTGTAGCACGTGGAACTTTTGAAGGATATTATGAGATGAATTTAAAACCTTGGGATGTAAGTGCTGGAGTTTTAATATTAAGTGAAGCTGGTGGAAAAATCACTAATATAAATGGTGAAGAGTATAATCTATTTGAAGATAAATATATAGTTGCAACAAATGGAAAAATACATGATAAATTAATCGAAAAACTAAATATTTAGTGATTATTAAATATAATTAATTTTGAAAAATATATAAAGGTTTTATAAAATGTGCGGAATAGTTGGATATATTGGTAAAAAAGATACTACAAAATTATTATTAGATGGTTTAAAAGAGTTAGAGTATAGAGGTTATGATAGTGCTGGAATTGCTGTACTTAAAGATGATAATATTGATGTTTTTAAAGCATTAGGAAAACTTGTAAATTTAGAAGAAAAAGTAAATAGTGTACCTTCTAAAGATTATGATTTAGGAATTGGTCATACAAGATGGGCAACTCATGGAAAACCAACAGAACTAAATGCTCATCCACATTTAGGAGAGTATTCTTATGTAGTTCATAATGGAATAATTGAAAACTATAAAGAGTTAAAAGATGAATTAACACAAAAAGGACATAAATTTGTATCTCAAACAGATACAGAAGTTATAGTTCATCTTTTTGAAAATTACAATAACCAATTAAATGATGCTACAAAAGCTTTTCAAAATACAGTTTCAAGACTTGAAGGTGCTTTTTCAATTCTTTTAATCTCAAAAGCTGAACCTAAAAAAATATTTTTCTATAAATTAGGAAGTCCTTTAATCGTTGCACGAGGAATTGAAGAAGATGAAGTTTTATTTGCTTCATCTGATGCTCCACTTATTGGATTAGCAAATGATGTTGTTTATTTAGAAGACAAAGTTGGTGGAGTTGCAACTGCTTTTGGTATAGAATTTTTCAGTGATAATCATAAATGGAGTACATTACCAACATCAAAACAGTTTGCTCAAAAAGATGGATATAGATTTTTTATGGAAAAAGAAATTTATGAGCAAAGTAGTGTAGTTAGCGATTGTATGTTAGGAAGAATAAAAGATAATGAAATTTTATTTGATGAAATTGATAAATCAATAATTGATGGAATAAATGAAATAAAAATTTGTGCTTGTGGGACTTCATATCATGCAGGACTTACTTCTTCATATTTATTTGAGAGAATTTCTAAAATAAAATGTAGTGTTGAAGTAGCAAGTGAATTTAGATATAAAGAACCACTTTTAACTAAAGATACTTTATTTATTGTTATCTCACAAAGTGGTGAAACTGCTGATACTTTAGAAGCTTTAAAAATGGCAAAAAATGCAGGATTAAAAACTTTAGTGATTTGTAATGTTGATAACTCTTCTATGACAAGAACAGCTGATTTTACTATCCTTACAAGAGCTGGAATTGAAAAAGGTGTTGCTTCAACAAAAGCATTTTCTACTCAAACAGTTGTTCTTTGGATGTTGTCTTTATATTTTGCAAAAGCAAAAAATGTAATTTCAAATGAAAAATTAGAAGTTGAACTTCACACTTTAAGAGAAGTTCCAAAATCACTTTGTATTAGTGACAAAATACATGAAAAAACAAGAAGATTATCAAAAAGATATTTACATGGACATGGATTTTTCTTCATTGGAAGAGATGTATTTTATCCATTAGCTTTAGAAGGTGCTTTAAAACTAAAAGAGATTTCTTATTTACATGCTGAAGGTTATCCAGCAGGTGAAATGAAACATGGTCCTATTGCTCTTGCAGACCCAGAACTTTTTACAATCGCACTTATGCCACAAAATTTACTTTATGATAAAATTAAATCAAACGTAGAAGAACTTAGTGCTAGAGATAGTACTATTTGTGCTATTTCTGCACTTGATTTTGATTTGGCTGATGATTTTATAAAAATAAATAAATCAGAACACTATATGTTAGAGTTTTTTGAAATGTTGGTTGTTTTACAACTTTTATCTATGGAAATTTCAATAAGACTTGGAAATGACGTAGATATGCCAAGAAACTTGGCTAAATCTGTGACTGTCGAATAAATATAAAACATATAAGTTAAATTTTGTTAAAATAAGAAACTTTTTCCCTTTTAGGGAAATTGAATTCTTTAAATTTTTATTTTAATTTTCTTAACAATTATAAGAGATAGAAAAATGGAAAACAAAAGATGGAAAACAACTCAAGCAAAGCTTGTGGAAAACAAAGGATGGAAAACAAAATGGAAAAAAAATCTCAATACTTATTTACAAGTGAAGTAGTAAGCCCTGGACACCCTGATAAATGTGCTGATATTATTGCAGATTCAATAGTTGATAGATTAATAATTGAAGATAGTAATAGTAGAGTTGCAAGTGAAGTTTTTGTAGCTGGAAAACACATAGTTATTGGTGGTGAAGTAAAATCTAATGCAAAATTATCACAAAATGATTATGAAAAAATAGTAAAAGATGCATTAGCAAAAATTGGATATGACGGAAAAAGTGCATTTACAAAAGAACAAGCACTTCATCCTGATGATGTAAAAGTACAAGTTTTATTAAATCAGCAAAGTCCTGATATTTCTCAAGGAGTTGACCAAACAACTGGAGAAATTGGAGCAGGTGATCAAGGAATTATGTTTGGATTTGCTTCAAATGAAGCGGCTGAATTTATGCCTGCAGCAATAGTATATGCACGAAGACTTTGTGATACAGTTTATAACTATGCTTTAAAAAATAATCAAAAACTAGGGGTTGATATAAAAACTCAAGTTACTGTTGATTATGGTACAAAAGAGAATTTTGAAAATTGTAAACCACAAAAAATTCATACAATAGTTGTAAGTGCTCCTTCTGTTGAAGGAATGCCAATTGAAGAAGTAAGAACATTGATTCAAGGGTTAATTGACAACTCTGGGTTACCTGATAAATTATATGATAAAAATAGTACAATTATTCATATAAATCCAACAGGAAGATATGTAAATCACTCATCATTACATGATAGTGGCTTAACAGGAAGAAAGCTGATTGTTGATTCTTTTGGTGGATATGCGCCTATTGGTGGTGGAGCACAAAGTAGTAAAGATTATACTAAAGTTGATAGAAGTGGACTTTATGCTGCAAGATGGATAGCAAAACATATAGTTGCTTCTGGACTTGCTAAAAAAGCAATAGTTCAAATATCTTATGCTATTGGAGTTGCACGTCCAACATCAGTTGCTGTTGATACAATGGGAACTTATACAAAACATAATGATGATGTATTATCAGCTTTTGTTATGGAAAATTTCCCATTAACACCAAGATGGATTACACAAAAATTTGCTTTGGATAAACCAAGTGCTGATACTTTCCTTTATGCAGATGTTGCTGCACGTGGACAAGTTGGACAAAGTGATTATCCTTGGGAAAAATTAGACGAATTAGAAAAATTTAAAAATCTTTAAATAAAATAGTAAAAATTAGAGATTTACTACTTTTAAGACCTGAAAGTAGATAAAAAAGAAGGGTTCCTTTTAAATTGGGAACCAATTTAAAAGGAGTATATATGGATTTAAAAAACTTATTTAGCAAAATATCTTTCGATAGTAAAAAAGAACAACCAACAAAAAAAGATGCACCAACTCACTGGATAAAGTGTCCAAATTGTAGTGCATTAATGTTCTTTAAAGAGGTAGAAAATCAAGATAATGTTTGCCCTAAATGTAGTTTTCATATGAGAATTGGTGCAAAAAGAAGAATAGAAATTCTATCTGATGAAAATAGTTTTGTTGAATTTGATGCAGATTTAAAACCAAATGACCCTTTAAAATTTGTAGATAAAACTTCTTATAAAAAAAGAGTTGAAGAAGCTTTTGATAAAACAGGAAGAACATCTTCTGTTGTGAGTGGAGAGTGTACTATAAATTCAATTCCTGTTCAAATGGTAGTTTTTGATTTTTCTTTTATGGGTGGAAGTTTAGGAAGCGTTGAAGGTGAGAAAATAGTAAGAGCTGTAAATAGAGCTATTGAAAAAGAGCAAGGTTTGATTATTGTATCAGCTTCTGGAGGAGCTAGAATGCAAGAATCAACTTTTGCTTTAATGCAAATGGCTAAAACTTCTGCGGCACTTAAAAAACTTGATCATGCAAAACTTCCATATATCTCTATTTTAACAGATCCTACAATGGGAGGAGTTTCTGCTTCATTTGCTTTTTTAGGTGATATTATTATGGCTGAGCCAGGAGCATTGATTGGATTTGCAGGACAAAGAGTTATAAAACAAACAATTGGTGCAGATTTACCAGAAGGTTTCCAAAGAGCAGAATTTTTACTTGAAAAAGGTTCTATTGATATGGTTGTTAATAGATCTAAGATGAAGCAAACTTTGACAGATTTATTAACAATGTTTCAAAGAGAAAAAATTAGTTAATAAATGATTTCAAATTTAGAAAAAGCTTTGGGTTTTAAACTTGAAGCTTTCAACTACTTATATGTTTTATGTGATTATGAAACGCTACTTAAAAAAAATATTTCTTTAGAAACTTTTGTTGATTTATGTAGAAAAAAAGATGTAAAAATTATCCAATATAGAGATAAAATTTCATCATTTGAAGAACAAAAAATAAATCTTTTATATTTAAAATCACAATTGAATATCCCAATAATTGTAAATGATAAAATAGAACTTATAGATTTTGCAGATGGTTTGCACTTAGGTCAAGAAGACTTAGAAAAAATTCATAAAGATAAAAAACTTGCTATAAAACTTGTAAGAACTAAAATCAAAGATAAACTACTTGGACTTTCAACTCACAATGAAATAGAGATTTTAGAAGCAAATGAATTGAACTTAGATATGATTGGTCTTGGAGCTTATAAACAAACTAATACAAAAGATGTAAGTACTATTTTAGGTGAAAAAATTAGTTATTTAGCAAAAATTTCTAAACATCCAGTTTGTGCTATTGGTGGTGTAAAAATAGAAGATAAGATTTTAAATGTAAAATTTAATGTTGTTGGAAGTGGATTTTTTGATGAAAATTAATATTTATGCAATATTAAAACCAACAGCTGATAATTTTGACCAAATTATAAAAGAGTTTATAAAAATGTCATCAAAATATGCAAAAGTTGAAGTTCATTATATATTTAATAAAAATATAGCAAAAGCGCAAACTATTGGAGAAAAAGAGTCTCAACTTGCATATTCTCAAACATATGAACCTTTGTTAAAAGGTTATAACATTGCACTTGATGTTTTAGGCAAAAGAGTTGATACTTATGCCTTTTCATCATTAATTGATAATAAAAATGAAGTTAATTTTTTTATTGGTGGTGCATATGGATTTCAAAGAGAGTTTTTAAATAAGTGTGATAGTGTAATTTCATTAAGTGATTTAACAATGGCGCATAAAGTGGCAAATGTTGTTTTAACTGAGCAGATATTTAGAAGCTTATGTATTCAAAATAATCATCCATATCATAAGTAATTTATAAACATTTTTGTATAATCAAAACTTAAAAAAAAGAAGTTCTAAAAGGAGATAAGATGGGGCTTAAAAGATATATTGTTTCTACTGTAATTTTAGCTATTTTGTTATTTGGATTTTTATATAGTTTAGAGTTAGGTGATTACGAAATTTCACTATTTGGATATAGTCAAATTTTACCAGTTTCAGTTTGGATTATTTTACCATTCTTGTTTTTAGCAATAGCTACATATTTACATTTATTTTTTTATGCTGCATGTGATTTCTTTAAAAAATGGGCAGTATCAAAAGACCATGAAACAATGATAGAGTTTATAAATGCACAATTACTTGGAAAAGATAGTGCTACAAAATTTAGAACAAAAAAATTTAGAGAGTTATATGCTATTTTATCTCAACTTAACATATCTGTTAAATCAGAAACTTTTACTTCTTTAAATGAGGATTTAAATAAAACTGTTGCAGCTGTACAAGATATAAATAAAGGAAAATTTGTTAAATCTGTAAAATTAAATGAAAATTCTGATTTAGCAAAACAAAATCTTTTAAATAAAATAGAAGAACAAGTTGATTTTGCAGTTGATGTTATAAAAAAACCAGAAAATTACTCTTTAGATGTAGTTAAAAAAGCTTTCTTAAAAGTTTTAAGTGAAAAAACTATGACTACAATTAAAAAACTTTATAAAAATATTAAATTAGATAAAGAGTTAGCACAAAAACTTTTTGAAAAAGATGCTTTAAATAATGAATTTGGATTTACTCAAGAAGAAATTTTAGCATTAGTAAAAGAGCTTAATTTTGATAAAAAAGATTATTTAAATTTAGCAAAAACTTATGAAAAAATATTAAATCCAGATGAAATCATCTCAATTTTTGAAAAACTATCATCTGAAAATGATGAAGCAACTACAGCATATTTACATGTTTTATGTGAGTTTGAAATGATTGATAAATTAAGAGAAGTATTAGCAAATACGCAAGAAAATGAGTTCCTTCCTTTCAAAGCACTTTTAGATTTAAAAGATGCTGGAAAAAAATATAATGTAGAAACTCTATCATATAAATAAATGAATAAACTCGACTTTACAAGACCTTTAGTGGTGTTAGCACCACTTGCAGGTTATACAGATTTACCTTTTAGAAGTGTTGTTAAAAAATTTGGTGCTGATTTAACTATTTCAGAAATGATTAGTTCAAATGCTTTAGTATATAAAAGTGCAAGAACACTTAAAATGGTAGAAAAATCTCCTACTGAAGATCCATATTTTGTACAAATTGCAGGAAATAGTGTTGATTTAGTCAAAGCTGCAGTTGAAATTTTAAATGATGTTGAGGGCATTGATGGAATTGATTTAAATTGTGGATGTCCTGCTCCAAAAGTTTTTAATCATGGCTCTGGTTCAAATCTTTTAGGAGATTTAAAAAAACTTGAAGAGATTTTAAGTACAGTAAAAAAATACTCTAAAAAACAATATACAAGTGCAAAAGTAAGACTTGGAGTAAATGAAAAAATTCCAGTTGAAATTGGAAAAGCAGTTGAAGCTTGTGGTGTTGATTTTGTATCTGTTCATGGAAGAACACGAGCTGGGAAATATAAAGCTCCAGTTGATTATGATGCAATAAAACAGATGAAAGAAGCTATTTCAATCCCTGTTATTGCAAACGGTGATATTAAAGATTATGCAAAAGCTAAAGAAGTTTTAGAATATACAAAAGCAAATGGAGTGATGATAGGACGAGGTGCTATTGGAAAACCTTGGGTGTTTTATCAACTAAAACATGGAATTGAAGATATTTCAAATGAAATGAAAAAAGAGATTATTTTAGAACATTTTGATTCTATGATAAATTTTCATGGAAATCATGGTGCTATAATGTTTAGAAAACTTTTGCATTCATATTCAAAAGGTTACACGGGAGCTAACGAGTTTCGAGATATTGTAAATAAAGTTAGTGAAGTTGATGTTATGCGAGATATGATAGAAAACTTTTTTTAATAACTTTAATTGAATTAAAAAGTTATTTCGATAGAATATTGCACTTTTTAAAAGTAAAAATGTATTTTGTAAAGGAAATATTTGTCTAAATACTATTTTGAATTGGTGCTTAAACCAAAAAAAAATTACGAACTTTTTTTAGAACTACTTGAGTCATTAACTGAAGATGCTTTTGAAGAAAATGATGGTTGTATAATTATTAGAAGTGAAGATGAACTAGATGATTTAAAGTTTGGAATAGAGAGATTTTCTGAAGCTTTAGATGTAAAATGTGAAATAATTTATGAAAAAAAAGAGAATATTGATTGGATAAAAGAGTACCAAAAATCTGTTAAATCAGTTGAAGTTGGGAATTTCTTTATTCGTCCGTCTTGGGAAGAAAAAAAAGATAATAAAATTGATATTATAATTGACCCTGCATTATCTTTTGGTTCAGGACATCATGAAACAACTTCTTCTTGTATAGAAGCAATAGATGAGTTTGTGAAAGAAAAACAAACAGTTTTAGATGTAGGAACTGGAAGTGGTATTTTAGCAATTGCAGCAGCTAAAAAAGGTTGTGTAGTTGATATTTGTGATACAGATGAAGTTTGTATAGTTGATACAAAATCAAATTTTGAATTAAACAATGCTAAATTTAATGATAGTTGGGTTGGTTCTATAAATAAATCAACAAAAACTTATGATGTTGTAATAGCAAACATAGTAGCAGATGTTTTAGTTATGATAGCAAATGATTTAAAAAAATCTTTAAATCCTGATGGTTTACTGATTATTTCAGGTATTTTAGATAAACATGAGAATAGAGTATTAAATAAATTTAAAGATTTAGAAGTTATAAAAGTTATTCATAAAAATGAATGGGTAACTGCAATATTTAAAAAGAATAAGGAGTCTTAGTTAAATGTCAAAAAAACAACAACAAAATGATAATAACAATATCAATAACAACGATAATAACAATAATTTTTTTAACAATAATCCAATTTTAATATTTGTAATTTTTGCAATAGTTACAATATTTGCATTTAAAACTATTTTTTCTGACGAAACTATGGGAGTGTCAAACTCTAATGTTCAAGCATTTGGGCAAAGTTCAAATAAAACAATTGCTTATTCAGATTTGAAAAAATTAATTAGTGCAGGAAAAATTGAATATGTAGGTATTGGAAATACTCAAATTAGAGCTATTTCTAAAAGTGAAGGTGGACAAGTTATAACTTATACTGCAAGACGAGTAATACCTGATGAAACTTTGATTACTGAATTAGAAAAAAACAATATTGGTTATGGTGGAATAAATGAAGAAAATATTCTAGCTGATATTTTATTTGGTTGGGTTTTACCAATCTTTATTTTCTTTGCTATTTGGATGTTTATTGCAAAAAGAATGCAAAAATCTATGGGTGGTGGTTCAGGAGGAATCCTTGGAATTGGTTCATCAAAAAAGATGATAAATTCTGAAAAACCAAATGTAAAATTTGATGATATGGCTGGAAACAAAGAAGCAAAAGAAGAAGTTCAAGAAGTTGTTGATTTCTTAAAATCTCCAGATAGATATGTAAGACTTGGAGCTCAAATTCCAAAAGGTGTTTTATTAGTAGGACCTCCAGGTACAGGAAAAACACTTTTAGCAAAAGCAGTTGCTGGTGAAGCAAATGTTGAGTTTTTATCAGTTTCTGGTTCAGCATTTATTGAGATGTTTGTTGGAGTTGGAGCTTCAAGAGTTAGAGATTTATTTGAACAAGCAAAAAAAGTTGCTCCTGCAATTATATTTATTGATGAGATTGATGCTATTGGTAAAAGTAGAGCAAGTGGTGGACCAATGGGTGGAAATGATGAAAGAGAACAAACATTAAATCAGCTTTTAGCTGAAATGGATGGATTCTCAACAGAACATGCACCTGTTATTGTATTAGCTGCAACAAATAGACCAGAAGTTCTTGACCCAGCACTTTTAAGACCAGGAAGATTTGATAGACAAGTTTTAGTTGATAAACCTGATTATGAAGGAAGAATTGAAATTTTAAATGTACATATCAAAGATGTAAAATTAGGTAAGAATGTAGATTTAAAAGAAGTTGCAAAAATGACAGCTGGACTTGCAGGAGCTGATTTAGCAAATATTGTAAATGAGGCTGCACTTTTAGCTGGACGTGCTTCAAAAAATGAAGTAGGACCAGAAGATTTTAAAGAAGCAGTTGAAAGACAAATTGCTGGATTAGAGAAAAAATCAAGAAGAATTTCTCCAAAAGAGAGAAAAATCGTAGCATATCACGAAAGTGGTCATGCTTTAATTGCTGAGATTACAAAAGGTGCAAATAAAGTAAATAAAGTATCTATTGTTCCAAGAGGACTTGCTGCACTTGGATATACTTTAAATACTCCTGAAGAGAATAAATATTTGATGCAAAAACATGAGTTACTTGCTGAAGTTGATGTTTTATTAGGTGGACGAGCAGCAGAACAAGTGTTTATTGGTGAAATTAGTACTGGTGCTGGAAATGACTTAGAAAGAGCAACTGGAATTATAAAATCAATGGCAACTATTTATGGTATGAGTGATATTGCTGGATTGATGGTTTTAGAAAAAAGAACAAATCAATTTTTAGGTGGACAAACTCAAAAAGATTATTCAGATGCTATGGCAAAAGAACTTGATAATCACGTAAAAACAATATTAAATGAAAGATATGAAATTGTTTTACAAGCATTAAAAGATAATAGCGCCGCAATTGAGCAAATGACAGCAGAACTATTAGATATTGAAGTAATTACAGGTGAAAGAGTAAGAGAAATTATCAAAGAAAATGGTGGAACTGTTTTTGAAGATGAAGATTTACACTCTGATGCAATTACAGAAGAAAAAACTACTTCAACTGATGAATAAAAATTAGGTAGAAATTAGATTAAGTCTAATTTTCACCTTTAAACTTACAAAATATTTAAAAACACTTTTCTTTTTATTTGTAGTATAATTTATCAAATCTTACTTCTAAAGAGAAAAAATGGAAAATAAACAAGACTATTTTTTTTATCTAAAAAAAATGACATTATTATATGTCGAAGATGATGATAATACAAGAGAAGAGTTAGAGTACTTTTTAGAAAAAAAAGCTTTAAAACTAATTGTTGCTAAAAATGGACAAGAAGGTTTAGAACTATTCAAAAAACATAATCCAGATTTAGTCATAACTGATATCCAAATGCCAGTAATGGATGGAATACAAATGATTAAAGCAATAAAAGAGATGAATCCTCAAGTTCAAACAGTCATTGTAACCACATTTAGTGATATAGAATATTTATTTGAAGCTATAAAATTAAATATATCCAACTATCTAACAAAACCATTAAATTTATATGCATTAAGTGAAACACTATTTTCTGTTTCAAAAAATATTTTTTTAGAAAAAGAAAATAAAGAGATTTTTAATACTTTAAAGCAATATAAAGATGTAGTTGATGAACGTTCAATAGTTTCAAAAGCCACAAAAGAAGGAATAATTACTTATATAAATGAACCATTTGAAAAAATATCAGGTTATAAAAAAGATGAATTATTAGGAAAATCTCATAATATAATTAGTCATCCAAATATTGACAAAAATATATTTAAAGATATGTGGAAAAAAATTAAAGTTGAAAAAAAATCTTGGCATGGAAGAATTAAAAATATTTCTAAAGAAGGAAAAGAATATTTTGTAGATTTAATAGTAAAACCTATTTTAGATACAAATGGAGATATTTTAGAATTTATATCTTTGGCTAATGATATTACAGATTTAGAACTTTCAAGAGAATATTTTGAAAATTTAACACAAAAAAATAGTTTAGATTTAAATGAAACAATAAAATTAGTAAACACATACAAAGAAGCAATTGATGAAAGTAATATCATATTAAGAGTTGATACAAATAAAAATATTACTTATGCAAACGATGCATTTTATAATATTAGTGGATATTCAAAAGATGAATTATTGGGTAAACCTTATTCAATACTAAAACATTATAATCTAAGTGAAGAAGAGTCAAATCAGAAAATAGAAGAGATATTTTCTGAAAAGATTTGGAAAGGTAAAGTCTCTAATTATAAGAAAAATGGCGAAGTTTTTCACTGTCATGTAACACTCTTTCCTTTAAGAAATGAAAAAGATGAGATTATAGAATTTATGAGTGTTAGACACGATATAACACAAATTGAAAATCTTCATGATGAGTTAGAAGATACTCAAAGAGAAATTATTTATAAACTTGGTGAAATAGGGGAAACAAGAAGTAGTGAAACAGGAAATCATGTAAAAAGAGTTGCTGAATATTCAAGACTTTTAGCTCAAAAAGTAAATCTTTCACAACAAGATGTAAATAGACTTTTTATTGCTTCTCCAATGCACGATATTGGAAAAATTGGTATTCCAGATGCTATTTTAAATAAACCTGGTAAGTTAAATGAAGATGAGTGGAAAATTATGAAAACTCATACTCAAATTGGTTACGATATTTTAAAAGATTCAAAAAGAGAAACACTTAGAGCTGCTGGGATTGTATCTTATACTCACCATGAAAAATGGGATGGAACAGGTTATCCTTTGGGATTAAAAGGTGAGGATATTCATATATTTGGAAGAATAACTGCCGTAGCAGATGTTTTTGATGCTTTAGGAAGTGATAGATGTTATAAAAAAGCTTGGCCGTTAGAGAATATTTTGGACTTATTTAAAAATGAAAAAGGAAAACATTTTGATCCAAAACTAATAGATATATTTATTGAAAATTTAGATGAGTTTTTAGCAATAAGAGATAGTTATAAGGACAATAATGAAAAAGATTAATCTTCATTTATTTAAACATATAAAATTGCTTTATGTTGAAGATGATTTGATGACTCAAGAAGAGGTTTCATTTTTTTTGCAAAAATATCTAGGAGAACTATATTTAGCAAAAAATGGTGAAGAAGCTATAAATATTTTTTTAAAAAATAAAATTGATATGATTATTACAGATATTCAAATGCCAAAAATGAACGGCTTAGAAATGTCAAAAAGAATACTAGAAATAAATCCTAAAATTCCAATCATAATAACTACAGCGTATAATGATTGTGAATATTTAAACCAAGCTATGGAATTAGGAATTGATAAATATATATCAAAACCTTTTAATTTAGAAGCACTTTTAACTATGATTGAAAAAAGTTTATCTTTAGAACATGAATTAAAGAAATAATATGAAAAATCTTAGTATAAAAATTAAATTAATTATAATCTTTATTTTAATTAAGATTATTCCTTTATTATTTGTCTCTTATATTGCTTATGAAGGAATT
Protein-coding regions in this window:
- a CDS encoding response regulator, with translation MKKINLHLFKHIKLLYVEDDLMTQEEVSFFLQKYLGELYLAKNGEEAINIFLKNKIDMIITDIQMPKMNGLEMSKRILEINPKIPIIITTAYNDCEYLNQAMELGIDKYISKPFNLEALLTMIEKSLSLEHELKK
- the ftsH gene encoding ATP-dependent zinc metalloprotease FtsH, producing MSKKQQQNDNNNINNNDNNNNFFNNNPILIFVIFAIVTIFAFKTIFSDETMGVSNSNVQAFGQSSNKTIAYSDLKKLISAGKIEYVGIGNTQIRAISKSEGGQVITYTARRVIPDETLITELEKNNIGYGGINEENILADILFGWVLPIFIFFAIWMFIAKRMQKSMGGGSGGILGIGSSKKMINSEKPNVKFDDMAGNKEAKEEVQEVVDFLKSPDRYVRLGAQIPKGVLLVGPPGTGKTLLAKAVAGEANVEFLSVSGSAFIEMFVGVGASRVRDLFEQAKKVAPAIIFIDEIDAIGKSRASGGPMGGNDEREQTLNQLLAEMDGFSTEHAPVIVLAATNRPEVLDPALLRPGRFDRQVLVDKPDYEGRIEILNVHIKDVKLGKNVDLKEVAKMTAGLAGADLANIVNEAALLAGRASKNEVGPEDFKEAVERQIAGLEKKSRRISPKERKIVAYHESGHALIAEITKGANKVNKVSIVPRGLAALGYTLNTPEENKYLMQKHELLAEVDVLLGGRAAEQVFIGEISTGAGNDLERATGIIKSMATIYGMSDIAGLMVLEKRTNQFLGGQTQKDYSDAMAKELDNHVKTILNERYEIVLQALKDNSAAIEQMTAELLDIEVITGERVREIIKENGGTVFEDEDLHSDAITEEKTTSTDE
- a CDS encoding PAS domain S-box protein — its product is MENKQDYFFYLKKMTLLYVEDDDNTREELEYFLEKKALKLIVAKNGQEGLELFKKHNPDLVITDIQMPVMDGIQMIKAIKEMNPQVQTVIVTTFSDIEYLFEAIKLNISNYLTKPLNLYALSETLFSVSKNIFLEKENKEIFNTLKQYKDVVDERSIVSKATKEGIITYINEPFEKISGYKKDELLGKSHNIISHPNIDKNIFKDMWKKIKVEKKSWHGRIKNISKEGKEYFVDLIVKPILDTNGDILEFISLANDITDLELSREYFENLTQKNSLDLNETIKLVNTYKEAIDESNIILRVDTNKNITYANDAFYNISGYSKDELLGKPYSILKHYNLSEEESNQKIEEIFSEKIWKGKVSNYKKNGEVFHCHVTLFPLRNEKDEIIEFMSVRHDITQIENLHDELEDTQREIIYKLGEIGETRSSETGNHVKRVAEYSRLLAQKVNLSQQDVNRLFIASPMHDIGKIGIPDAILNKPGKLNEDEWKIMKTHTQIGYDILKDSKRETLRAAGIVSYTHHEKWDGTGYPLGLKGEDIHIFGRITAVADVFDALGSDRCYKKAWPLENILDLFKNEKGKHFDPKLIDIFIENLDEFLAIRDSYKDNNEKD